The sequence TAAGAAAAGGAGGAGGATGTATTGTTCGTCATGCTTTGAGATTCGTGTGAGGTTTTGATTGGTAGCTTTATGATGCGCGCAGAGACCATCGGATGCCGTTACCAGGCAGGGATGGAAGGAATGGAAAGAATGATCCACTCGCTCGCTCGTCGTATGCTTCCCAAAGATTCCACTCGCGGAGGGTTGCGATCGAAGGAAACAGGGGAGGCGAGGAGGCCCGACGACTCGGTCGCCGAGAGCACAGGGAGGCCAGGAGGGCTTCACTACGCGGCCGCCGAATGGGGGCTGACTTACTACATGCCCAGCCCGGCCGCCGCACTTCCCCACTCTTTTGATTTTTAATCCCTCGCCCGGATGAATACATTATTGCCGGGGAAGGAAAGAGGGGGACGGACAAGGACAGCAATACAAGGAGTCGTCGTCGTGCTTCCGAATCCGTCCGCGCTCTTGCAAGCTTTCCAGTTCCGAGATACCGCAGAATCCATCACCCGGCTCCCAAATCGCAAGTTCCTTCAAAATCTAATATTGTCTTCGTTTCCTCAGCCCTTTCGCATTCCATGTTTCCTCCCCTGCTCCTGAATTTTTGCGTTGTCCTTATGATCCTTCTGATTGTTTAACTTCTTTGATTTTTTTCCCCCGATTTGATCTGTTACTCCCCCGCGGCCGGCGTGGTTATCGGTGACGATTTTATCTTGctgatcaaaatttgatctttttCAGTCTGTTCCCTCCCACCTGGGCATATGTGACGCTTTGATCCATGGCGAGTAGGAGAGGACGAATCCGGTTCAACGTGGGTGGGAAGATCTTCGAGACGACCGCCACCACCCTCGCCAACGCCGGTCGCCATTCGATGCTCGGTGCTCTCCTCGACGACTCCTGGAACCCCCGGCAGCCCGTTGAGGGGGAGGCCGCGGATGCCGAGTACTTCATCGACCGCAACCCGGCATGCTTCGCCGTGCTTCTCGACCTCCTCCGCACCGGCGAGCTCCACGTCCCGCCCAACATGCCGGAGAAGCTCCTCAACCGCGAGGCCCTCTTCTACGGCCTACTCGACCAAGTCCGCGCTGCCCGGTGGGGCCCGTTCGACGGTAACCGCCTCCAGCTGGTGGACTCCGTCTCTGGTCGCGCCCCCGGCGACGGCACGGCCATCCGCGCTGGCCCGGATGGCGGCTGCTGCGTCGCCCACGGCAGCATGGTCCACGTCTACGACTGGATGCTCGAGGAGCACCGTCCCATCAGCCTCGACTACCAGCAGGTCAACGACGTCGGCTACATCGACGCCGAGAGCATCGTGATCAGCGCCCGCGAGCGGCTGGGGAAGGGCGACGGCGGGATGGGCGTGTTCTCCTCTTCTACGGGGGAGCTGCGGCATCGGTTCAGGGTGTCCCACGACAACCAAGTCAAGAGCTTCACCGCTGGCGCTCTCAGCTTGGGTAGCTCGGACTACAAGATTTTTGCCAGTTGCAAGGGGAGGTGCAACGAGTACGGGATCGGAGTGTGGGATCAGATCACCGGGCAGCAGGTGGACTTCTTCTACGAGCCACCCGGTTGCTCTCTCGGCGACGCCGATAAACTCCAATGGCTCGACGGCGACAAGTGCTTGATGGTGGCCACATTGTTCCCAAGAACAGACAACTGTTTCATCGGCCTGTTGGACTTCAGAGACAAGAGCGTGAACTGGTCCTGGTCTGATGCAGGGACCTCTGTTTCCTTGTCGCTCGACGAGAAACGAGTCCTCCACGCAATCGCCATAGAAGATAGCCGATCTATCTGCGTGGTCAACCAGTACGACGACTTGGGGTTCATTGATCTGAGGAGCAATGCAGGGGGTGTGCGATGGAGCTCAAGAAGCAAACTCACGAACAGGAAGGCTCCTAACGAAGAGAGCTGTTACCCGAAGCTCGCGACGCACAACGGGCAGCTCTTCTCGTCAATGAACGACGGCATCTCGGTGTTCTGCGGCCCGGAGTGGGTGCTGACCTCGACACTGAGGAGGAGCTACGGTGGTTCTATCTGCGATTTCTCGATCGGAGGCGATCGATTGTTTGCACTACACAGCGAGGAGAATGTGTTCGACGTTTGGGAGACACCACCCTCTCTCACCATTTAACCGTTCTTCCAATTACTCATTAGtcagtaagaaagaagaaaagagtgGAGATGATGGTGCTTCCTTTCTTTTGTTTCCTCATCGATCTAAAGATATGATTTACGAATTTGTGGGTTCATAGCTTGCAGAGAATGGCTGCTTGACAGCAATCAAAATTCAGCATGATAGAAAAGATGTTTGAGTGTGTTTGTGAATGTTATAAGTCTGCGACTCATGCTTTTTCTTTAAGCCAAAGAAGATAGCTTCTGTTTGGGCTGTTCAAGAGTGAGGAAGGTCCCGTGTTCTGTTCCAATCATCCTATGCTTTAAGGTATCTTTCTACACCATTCTTTTGAGGCAAAAGAAGAGGTCTGCTGCCCTTTGTCTCTTTTCCTTTTGGTCAGCTCAGCTTTGGTTTGTCAGAGCAGCACGACCTAATCCACAAGAACCAACTccttgctttccttggacaaccaACTTTAGTGACTGATTGATATCAGCCAATGCAGTGGTGCTTCAGATGGGCAGCAACAGCTGACTGCCTACTAACTCAAAACTGAAGGGTTGGTGGCTGTGCATTTTTGCTTTTTATTCTGTTCATTTTCCATCATTTGCAAATTTTAGGCAGTAGCTACATACTGCTTCTGATAAAGTTTGATTCCCCAACAACATTTGATATGCCACTACTCACCTTCACAGATGTATTCCATCTCCTATCCTATCTACTTGCAGACCAAACCCCACATAAATGCTCAGCTGTTGTGGGATTTCTTATGTTCTTGATCTTTGTAAGGTTGATGGAACTTGTGCAGACCTAGTTACTGTTCCTAGTAGAATTCATGCTTCAAATTAATATCTCATATGTGTAAGGCATCACAAAGATTGAAGTTATGCTTCAAAAGAAACATAAGGGCAACAGTCTCCTGATTGCACTCAATTACATACTACTTGATCCTGGCTCCTTGAATCAATGTTCATATGAAGGAGCTTCTTCATTGAATCTGATATCTTGGTCTTTTCACCATCATTTTCTTTGTTTCATCAAACCTATATTGACCCCTTGTCAGTCAGCAGAGAGAGTTTTCATGGAAATGGGGTGCCTGAATTGATGTCACATATACTtgacttttcttttcctttttcttttttttgcatcaCTTGTTGATATTTAAAGTCCATTACAGTATTAATCACTCAAGAAAGAACAACCTCTTTGTAGATTATTCTGCCCAATAATGATGGAGACAATCTACTAGTCAGTAGGCTGAAAAAAATAGCTGACCCAATAATGACTAGTCATTAAACTATATATTGTAAGATGGTTAGCTTGCAGATGTTTCAATGTTGATGCAGGCATCATCCCAGGCTTTGTTTCTATGAAAGCAAAACCAAAACAACACCAAAGCCTTTGAGGCCATCTTCTTCTCCATACCAAGAAAAGTAGGTGAAGGATGGTTCTGTTTCACTACATCTTACTTTCAGAAATCAAATCAGCCATGAGCACTACAAGCAACCCAATTTTAAAGGAACCTATGTCATTTTCCTTCAATAAACACAGTATGTGAGTCATCTGTCCTTTTCTGTCTGAAGAAATaatctttgtttttatttttgggCTTAAAAGGATCTGAGGTTATCATGCCACCAAACAAATTTGTGTGGATTCTCTAAAGATCTAACCACAGATCACTTGAAATTTTGTTCCTAGACAGATTTCAAAGCTTAAATCTTCCTTATCTTGTACTTGAATACTTGATTGGATGCTGTATAAGCATCCTACATGTGCAAAGTCTTGTTTTAGAATGCAAGTTGTAGTTCTTATTGAAGTGTATTTAACTAttcattaattatttatatttgttgAAACGAAATTAATTATTTTGGGAAGTATTTCATAAGTTAAAGGAGAACACTAACTGATATCACAATTATCCTAATGACGACATTCTGATTAcctatatcacaatatatatatacacactaagACACTTAATTTTTAACCGATATTAATTTAAGTAAATACTATAATTAagattttttatgacaaagggtaaGTGTTGGATACGAGATTTAATGTCAGAACCTTGTGGTAATCAAACAATacttattttgattctttttaataaaactcattttaaatttgtCTAACATTTAAATTCGATAGGaagaaatattaatttgatgTCAGAGAAATATTGTTGGGCAATAgttatgaaacatttcaaatgaATATTAAATTGTTTGAATCATTATCAAGCACTAAAGAATTACATTTTCAAATAAGTCATCTTATAGGAGTCAATACTTCGTAGGCATGTATCTTTGTCAAGCTTTTATCATCGATTTTTAGATCTCACTCTAAAACATGATAAGATTAGAAAAAATGGGTTAAGTTAGATTAGGTTGATTTTGTCATTCTGAGTCAACAATCGAAATTAACAACAATATATTAATTTTAGAACGATGATTTTAAGAAAATGTGATGAGAAAATCagaatcaagagaaaaaaattaagaaactCCTCTTCCGACCTTCATCACTACCTTATATCAAGCTTATCTATTCAATAACATGAATTTAAGATGATCGAAGAACCATATATCATTTATGGTGAAAAGAAAACTCCTTCAGACTACTCACATTTTAGTAAGAATGTCAAGCATATCATAGTCAAATTAATTTAACAATTTTAGAGATTATAAACTAATTAGGTAAAGCATATATATCATGTCTCTACCCAAAATACAAGCATCAAAATTAATCGAAGAGGTGATACATCTTAACTAGGTACAACATATCTCTGAATATAAGATATTTACTCAAGACACTACCTAAGATATAAGTATGTTGATCAGATAAAATTTTGTTTTTGAGCATAATATGTCGATCTCATCAGTATGTTTGCATATTATGTCTATCATGATATACCTATGGTTATTAGAATGCATAATGTACCATAAATGAGTAAATCATTTTATTTTACTTACCTTACGTTAATCTAAAACAAAAAGTAAGAAAATCTCGATGCATCGGCTTTGATACcgtaagtttaaaatcaaaattattattactcATCAAATCATGACAATATAACATGGAACATAGTCCTTAACCTTATATCCCTAAGAGAGATAATTACTAGTATATGATAGTAGTCATCCAATATCAGAAGCATCCCATATCTCTCATTTTTGACATCATACATACCTAATATAAACTAAATATTGTATATTTTTGATATATGATACGGTGCCAtatccaataaatataataaataaataaataaataaataaaaaatatttatttatttatttatgtatgtatatgtatattttccATCCACGGCAATTGTATGCAGTCTTCCTCATAATTTCGACAGCCACGGAATGCCTATGCGGTTATGAGACGTTGTCGGCCGGTTAACCAGTAATTACGAAACTGAATCACACAATTAACGATTAATTAATTACAACTTTATATTAACACGCATATTGTTCGCAAAGTCGAAGAAAATAAAATAACCCTTTGCCAGCCAGCTTTTAATGGATTACATTATCGCCTCCTTCCcccacccttctctctctctctgagctctctctcgctcgctcgctcgggtCGCCTGTCTCCTTTTTGTAGTTTGGACTGCGACTAATTTCGCGAGGATCATGGGGGAATTTTTTTGATCTCCAGATCTTCGATTCCTCTCTCTCGCCTCTCTTTGTTTAGCGATTCCTCGATCCGATCCATGTGCTGCGGGAGCCGATCGTCGAGCGTCGCTCCGAGAACGGATTAGGGTTTGGATCCGTCGAGTCGGTGGAGATCTTGATCTTTTAGGGCTGAGGTTGCCTCTGGCGGCGGTAAAATTGGTGCAGATCGAGGCGGATGGCTGTTGTTTTGGTGTGGCCTTCACTGAAGAGTGGTAGTACTTCTTTGGTTGGATTCTTTTGATTACTGGGAGATTCGGTGGCCCGGTGCTTGCGGCTTCCGATTCCGTGGAATGTAGGTGTCTAGGATCTGAAATGGTCGGGGGTTTTAGACGCTGATCGAGTGAATTCTATAGTTTTCTTCTGGCGGTGGGTGTAGATATCTAGCGGATTAGATTGTTTCGGTTCCGTTTAATCTGTAGGAGAGAATTGCAAGGCAGATCGCTGGTAAGGAAGGGTCTTTTTTGTGTAAGCCTAGAGATATACAGGATTTGCTATTGCTTGATTCTTGCGGTAGTAGTTTTTGTTGGATTACATTCATTGATGGGGCACGTTATTGGCGGAAAGTTTAAGCTGGGCAAAAAGATTGGATGCGGATCTTTTGGAGAGCTTTATCTTGGTCTGTGTTGTCCTTTGTGATTGATTTTGATAGTGTCCAACTTAGACCTCTATATGTCTTTGCTTCTGTTCCAATATGTTTGATGCTAAGCTTTTTTCCTCAATTGGTTATTTGATTCAGGTGTTAATATACAAAGCGGAGAGGAAGTAGCAATAAAGTTGGTACGTAGTTGTCACTGACCAAAATTaggtcaaatattttttattccaaCCTACTTATATGGGGAGTCATGCTTCCTCTGAATGTGAATTGGTTTGTGACTGTATTTAATGAAGTGAAACTTTAAATCTTTTTTGCATGTGTAACCATTAACCTATCTAGGTGGCCGAAGATACATACAACAGGAACTAATTAAACGTACTTTATTGAGTAGTGCCATGTAACCAATGCTTGTATGGTTATCCAAACAACCTTATGCAAATGTtgaattatttggtattttacatAGAATGTtgcatgtgattttgcttttttaTGTATGAAATGCCAGTCTTATGCCTGTATAGATCTATTCCTTTCTGAGATTTCACGTCTGTTAAATTCAAACGCTTCAGTATGTTTctgcttttgattttttttttctgatagtTGTTTTCTGAAGTTTATCAAACATTCTGTTGTTTTACCCGTTCCTTTTGTTTGAATATGATTctaatgattttttttccttgtctTGTGTTTTAGTGCCTTTATTAACATTCTTTTTGTAGTACTGCAACAGAAAACTCATTGAACCTTAGCAGTTAATATTTGACACTGATATTTCAGGATTTGATGGATTCCAAGCATTTTCAACTCTTTGTAGCATTCTTTTTGTAGAACTGCAACAGAAAACTCATTGAACCTTGACATTTACTACATAATTCTGATATTTCAGGAGTCTGTGAAATCCAAGCACCCCCAACTTCATTATGAGTCAAAGTTGTATATGCTTCTTCAGGGAGGAAGTAAGTTAATCTATAAATATGTTGTTTCAGTTTAGTTGGCCAATGTtgctgatgattttggattttctGTTTCAATAAAGCTGGAATTCCACACCTAAAGTGGTTTTGTGTGGAAGGAGATTACAATGTCATGGTCATCGATCTTCTCGGGCCTAGCCTTGAAGACTTGTTCAACTACTGTACTCGGAGGTTCTCACTGAAAACAGTGCTAATGCTTGCTGATCAGATggtaataaaattattttcttggtTCTTTTTATCTAAGCTGTAATGCTTATAGATAcaaattttgatatatttgaaATGAGACTGTATTGTCCTGTTTTCCAGAAGAATTGTCATAATACTTCTCCTTTGTGGTTTTTTTAGATAAACCGAGTCGAGTATATGCACTCAAGGGGTTTTCTTCACCGTGACGTAAAGCCAGATAACTTTCTTATGGGCCTTGGACGCAAGGCAAATCAGGTGGGTAGTCATATTATTTTCTGTCTTCAAAATTTTCACTACAGGCAAATGGAATTATCATTTCGTGCCAAGTGAAGTCGTATAATTATGATGAGCTTTCTGTCTGGACCTTGATTCATGCTATGATATTGTATTTTCCTTAGGGCACTGTTTTTGTTCATGCACCATTTTTGCATGCTTGATTGCAATGTTCTGCAGGCCTTGGCCCACCTTGCTAAATTGTAGGCTTTCACCATTTGACTTAACCCTATCTTTAGTGTCAAGGCCCTGACGAAGAGGATGCTTGCTATGCTTATCTAAACCAAGGATGATGTAGCCATGACGGAGCTGAAGTTGCTGTGCCTGGTGACAGATGACGATGGATTTGGCAAATCTGGCATAACTACTCTGCAGCATCGATCTTCTAATTGGATCGGCATTTTCTCTAGGATCAAAGTGGGATCTGATTGGATCAGTGTCTTTGGAATTGGATAGAAATTGCTAACAGCCCATTGAGATAATACAAGGAGATTTTAGAATGGGCTAGAAAACCATTTGTAACCAGTTAGAATTGGTGAAATCTGTCGGATGTAGACCTGTTTGAGTACAATTAATTACCAGATGAATCTTGTCTGATTCCTTGATACTTTGGGGGCATAATCTCTACCCATTAAATTCCTCTCTCTCCATTAGCTGATTGAACAAGGCTAGACATTGACATACACAGTACCTCTATCTGCATATAGGTTGGAAATGACCTTGCTGATTTACTAGTGTATCACAACAACCGAGCAGCAAGGATCACAGGATTGCTAGAAACAAGATTTCTATCATGGCCATCAAGGTAGGATTGTGTAATGGATGGTGATGGTGCAAACGTATTAGAGGAATCTCTTATTTGGAGGGAATTTGGTCTAGAGGGACATTCTGTAGAAAATAATTGAGAGCTAGAGGAGGTCAGGCGTGAGAGCTTGGTGTGGCTTCGTGGCAGGGTTCATTACCTTGACTGATGCTTGTTGCATTGCCAGGGCAGTGGATGGAGGGATCATTTCTTCTAGGCTTCTTGTTGGAATCCACCAAGCAAACTGATCAGTCATATAGAGATGGAGAAATTAGAAATGAGAAGCAGAAGGTACTTTTTGCAATTCTCATGGCCCTTCTATGATTAAAAGATGGACCTTTTGCTGATTCTGCACTTGACCTTGGACTTTAATCTATCCAGAACTTGTACTTCAATGTCCATATAATCTTAGAGGCCCATATCTCGTCTGAAGCTGGGAATATTAGTGACCTGGAGATTGGGCTGGATTTTACCTACTACAAGCCCCAGTTAACATATTTGATTCAGAATCGTTGTAATATATGGATGGTAAAGGCATCGCTATATGTGTCCCGAGATATTATAAAGGCATTGTTGTTATTTACTGTACTCACTTTTTTATATCCTTCTCCTCACTATAGGTTCTGATCTTTGTTTACGTTGATTGGATAATTAATTTGAGTAGCTACTTTTGGTATTTCTACTTCAAATCTCTTTGATTTGAGACATCGAACATACATGATCATATCTGAGGTCTGAGGCCATGGATGATAACTTTGCTGATGCCTTTTATAGACTTGACAATCAATGGTACGTTATGAATATATGCTGAAGCAACTTTATAGAATTTCTAACGAGTTACAAGGAGGCCGTAAGGCTCATGGATCACCTGATGGTAACTGCTTGCATTTGTTCATCATTCCTCTAACAAAAAAATTCCTAAACAAATTTTTGCTTAGATTGCCTTGAGTTTATTGTGCATGCTCTTTTTCTTTTCGTTTCTTGTTTCTTATCCTGACATTTAATCTTGATGTCAGGTTTACATCATTGACTATGGCCTTGCAAAGAAATATAGGGATCTTCAAACTCATACACACATACCATACAGGTACTGTATCTGCTTCTGAGATGCTAAtcttaaaattttcttctttctgcaaaagTTTGAAATATTTTGTTCAGATGCGCTTGTAGTTTCATATACATAACCATTGCTCAAGGAGTATTATAGGATTGATCACTACTAGCATTATTAATAGGCTTAAAAATAGTTTGCCAACCTTTCGCCTTTGTTTAAGAGTGATGAATCCCAATAATTTTAGTTCAAACATCCACACCTGCAAAAAGAAAAGAGTTTTAAATTGTCTATCTGCTAGTTCTGTgggttaaaataaaataatgagtaACTTTTAGTATGAACATTGTAATTTGATGACTCTAACAAGATTAAGTTATTGATCTGCCCGTTTTGGAATGTTTATGGAATTTAGTTTGAAGAAAGTAATGCTCACTTCATGGACATTAGAAAATGAATGTGCACATCACACCCTGAGGAAATTTCACTTTTATTGCCAGAGAGATAGCATGTTTATATTTAAGGCAGTGTCCATGTCTTTTAAGGTTCTTTCTGCAAGCGGGGTTGGTGGTTAATGGCTGTAACTGTTTTCAAGAATCCTGATGTTGGTTCTTGTTTTGCTGTTATGTTTCTGTATTTTCTGTTGATGAACATTTTGATAATCTCTGCATTACGTCTTTATTAGCATATCCAGTCCTTTTTGAGTCCTTGATCAGTTATGTAATATATTGTTGCTTATTTGCAGGGAGAATAAGAACCTGACTGGAACAGCACGTTATGCAAGTGTTAATACACATCTTGGTGTTGGTGAATATCTCTCACTCTAGTAATTGACAAgttacaaaattatatattatttggctTCATTTTTCTCTTATTATGGTTACATGTCTATTAACAGAGCAAAGCCGGAGAGATGATTTAGAATCTCTTGGTTATGTACTTATGTATTTTCTAAGAGGAAGGTCAGGATtgattctttttatctttttttattgaacAGTCAGTTGATACGACTATAATTATTTTGCATCCTCCAACTTTTGGCCTTTCTATCTTCAGCCTTCCATGGCAAGGACTAAAAGCTGGCAATAAAAAGCAGAAGTATGATAAAATTAGTGAAAAGAAAATGCTTACTCCTGTAGAGGTAATTCAGAATCTTCTTTCAAAGAACTTGATCAATGGAATCATTTTCTATTGCAACTTACTGGCATTATGAGAAAGGTGAATGAGAACTACTGGTAAAATCTTTGTTATGAATCAGGCACTTTGC comes from Musa acuminata AAA Group cultivar baxijiao chromosome BXJ3-3, Cavendish_Baxijiao_AAA, whole genome shotgun sequence and encodes:
- the LOC103976921 gene encoding casein kinase 1, giving the protein MGHVIGGKFKLGKKIGCGSFGELYLGVNIQSGEEVAIKLESVKSKHPQLHYESKLYMLLQGGTGIPHLKWFCVEGDYNVMVIDLLGPSLEDLFNYCTRRFSLKTVLMLADQMINRVEYMHSRGFLHRDVKPDNFLMGLGRKANQVYIIDYGLAKKYRDLQTHTHIPYRENKNLTGTARYASVNTHLGVEQSRRDDLESLGYVLMYFLRGSLPWQGLKAGNKKQKYDKISEKKMLTPVEALCRSYPSEFISYFHYCRSLRFEDKPDYSYLKRLFRDLFIREGYQFDYVFDWTILKYPQIGANPRVRQPSGRTSGTIGQSLERAEGTSAGQEVRDRFSGAVEAFARRNASNYGHHGEHSKHKISDDAHITHKEATEPDKLRTKSRSGSTSKRTIFSSSRPSSSVEPNETQHGRTSRIFSSGSRPSSAQRVHQPVADSRSSSIYRSAAVRGSSRNEPLLRSLEHLSLGAEKRK
- the LOC135632328 gene encoding BTB/POZ domain-containing protein At2g24240-like; the protein is MASRRGRIRFNVGGKIFETTATTLANAGRHSMLGALLDDSWNPRQPVEGEAADAEYFIDRNPACFAVLLDLLRTGELHVPPNMPEKLLNREALFYGLLDQVRAARWGPFDGNRLQLVDSVSGRAPGDGTAIRAGPDGGCCVAHGSMVHVYDWMLEEHRPISLDYQQVNDVGYIDAESIVISARERLGKGDGGMGVFSSSTGELRHRFRVSHDNQVKSFTAGALSLGSSDYKIFASCKGRCNEYGIGVWDQITGQQVDFFYEPPGCSLGDADKLQWLDGDKCLMVATLFPRTDNCFIGLLDFRDKSVNWSWSDAGTSVSLSLDEKRVLHAIAIEDSRSICVVNQYDDLGFIDLRSNAGGVRWSSRSKLTNRKAPNEESCYPKLATHNGQLFSSMNDGISVFCGPEWVLTSTLRRSYGGSICDFSIGGDRLFALHSEENVFDVWETPPSLTI